tttctctgtgtagccctggctgtccttgaactcagaaatccccctgcctctgcctcccaagtgctgggactaaaggcgtgcaccaccaccgccctgcaatcTCATACTTTCTAACCTGCAAAACCATGAgctggaggctgaagagatggctctgcagttaagagcactggctactcttccagaggtccaaatggcaactcacaactgtctgttacttTAGTCCCAAGGGAtccactttcttctggcctcctttagCACATTGTGTAGAGATAGCTAtcaatacaggcaaaacaccccccccacacacacacacataaaaattaacaaGAGCTAACCAAACCCCAATCTTTAAGAATATACAGTTAAGGcattagaaaacaaagcagaaaaaaagaaaagcaaagaagactctgctcaacaaagaaagggagggagcccTATCTGGCAAAaaaggtctcaccatgtagtcctggaacttggtTATATATAGATTGACCTTCAAtgcacagaaatctgcctgcctctgcctcccaagtgctgagactaaaggttcGAGTCACCACAGCCTGCTGGAGACACCCAAGTGACAGAACAGTGATGGGGACACCCTTCACATGACTGGCCACAAGGCAGCAGGGTACCAGGCAAAGTTTTTGGCAGAGAAATGGCTGAATTTTCATTGTAAGACTAGTCACCATACAAATCCAGGTACTtacttactttcttcttctttttttttttatccagacagggtttctctgtatagccctggttgtcctggaactcactcagtagaccaggctggccttgaactcagaaatccgtctgcctctgcctcccaagtgctgggattaaaggcgtgtgccaccgccgcTTGGCTCCAGGCACTTTCTTAAAACAGCCTTTATCAAGCTGGGTCCAAGccatgaaattcacagaaatcaAGGTGCCCAGCCACCCTAGAATTCTATGCAGTTCCAGATAGAAATCACAAAGAGGCTACGCCAGAAAGTATCACTAAGGCTTATATATGAAAGAGACACAACATGGGACAGAATTCCTAGCTTGGCTGGCTCCTCTAGAAACTGAAGAGGAAAACATAAGTGGTCCAACTATGGTTGCTGGGTACTGcaaattttgaaagaaatgccCTGCAGAGAACTGCTTCCTGTCCACTCTTTTTTCTCAGTCAGCCCCTGTAAAGAGACTTTACAGGACACCTTAGCAGACTTACATCTTAAAAagttcctcttcatcttcctccagCGTTTTAATTTCTTGCTCAGGAAGAGAAACTATTGGCTCGAACTGAGGGTCGTGGTTAGACTCATCTGCATTCTCTGTGGAAGTATCATGGTCCTCGTGACTGTCCTGTGTAGAGAAGGTAGAAGTGATGCTGCTGGCTGGTGGACATGGTCCACAGTGGGCATCATCAATCACAAATGGCACCTGAAAAATGAAGACAGGCCTCCCCCAGATTGGAAATTAAGCCTTCGGTCTTATCATTCACATCACCTGATTGTCTTTACAACCAGCATCACAAAAACCACAGGAGACCATGAAACAAGACAATGGATTCTGACCCTCCTCCTACACACTCAATTGGTTACACACAAGTCCTAGGCAAAGTAGCTTGAGTGAAATGCCCTTTCGTAAAATAAAATGATACCCACCATAAAAAGAATGTGATAAACTCAAGAGGAAGAGCAACCATAACAGTTTTTACTGAGGATTATCCAAGCACTTGTTAGTTTACTAGGAAACTACGGGAGTACTAGCATCTACATGAGTTTACAACCCCTCCAGCAATTTTACCCAAGGTTGAAATTTTAAGCTGAAAGAAGCTAATCAAAGTATGACAAATAAGCTCTAGGATTCTGACCCAACTTGGAGAATTACAAGGACATGCACGTTTAAATCTGACAAGATCACGTGCTTTGATAATACAGAGAAATCCCAGAGTCACTACCTAACTCTACAAGATAAAGAAACAGAACCCTTTCGTTCGGTTTCTCAGCACTGCGGCTAAGCTGCGGTCGACACACGAGCCACCAACAAAGCCACCCCCGCCCAGAGTCCGCGCGTCCAATATGTGTACCCTGCGCTGGGACGCGAGCTTCCCCCACCGAAGGCGGAGTGACCTAATGAATGAAGGGGTCTGCGGGCAACTGGAAGAAGGATTGCCGACGCTAATGGAAAGATCGCAAGTGGGTCACGACCAAGGAGATCGGCCGCCTCCAGGTCCCCAGGTGAAGCCGGGAGCCCAGTTTGGTTATGGCTGTTCTTCCGCAGACCACAAGGTCACGCGCTGCCCTGTAGCCCCCGAGAATGGAGTCTTGGCCGGTAGCTCCCACTCCCGGACCCCAAAGACCTCGAGCACCCCAGGCCCCGGCGCCTCGACAGGCCCCGAACCCGCAAGCCAGCGAGGGTTGGAGGCCCAAGCGCGGGCCGCCCACGTGGCCGCCCATAGCGGCCCTTGCCTCTCGGCCTGCCCAGCCCCACCCGGGCCTCACTGTACCTTGGCGGCCGCCATGGGGGCGCGGCGACGGCGGCTCGACTAGCTCAGGCGTCGCTGGCTCGGCGGCCTCTGGGCGGCTAGTCGCAGGCAGCTCCTTCCCTCCGCGTCTGGCGCCGGCGTCTCCCGCCCGTCCGCTCTTCCCTCCGCCCCCCGACCCGaaccctgacccctgaccccagcGGCGGGAAACGCGCAGTGATTCAAAACCAGTGCAGCTTTATTGGCTCTGACGGCGGACATTCATTGTCCGGCCCGCCCCGCGCTTCCCGCCAAAACGCCCGCGGCGCATGCCCGGCCGCGCCTCAGCCGGGGAAGCGCGCTTTCCCGGCGACCCGCGCGCGCACTTCCGCCTGCAAGAGGTGAGTGTCTCCGACGCCGGCGTGAGCGGCTGGTGGAGGGATCGGCCGGGACTCGGCGCGTGGCGGTGACGTCATCGGAAGCCAAGCCTTTAGAGAACTGAGACGCGGCTGGCGTGCGCTGGCCGACTGAAGGCAGGCGGAGCGGAGCGTGTGTCCCTCGCGGGCAGTGCATTTGCAGACCTCAGTCCCGGCTCTGAGCACCCGAGTTCTGAGTCCCCGTGTGCAGCTGCGGTATCCCATCGCGGCGGCGTACCTCGTATCTGAGCCCCTGTTGTGTGAGAGGCCTAGCTGGTGGTCCTCTTGAGCACCCGGGTCCGGGCAACAGACGAGCCAGGCGATGAGTGAGCTGGACACGGAAGTAAAGCAAAGGGAGACATGCTGGAGATGTGGACGGGGTGGGCGGAGGTGGGTTTGGCAGCAGTCATTACTGTCGGATCAAAGATAGGATCGGGGAGAACTGGGTCTCAGAGTAGAAGAGCGGGTTTGGCCAGGGCTGCGTGTAGTGTGCGCTAAAGATTTGTCAGCGGTTTGGGGAGCAAGCCTGAGGCAGTAGTCATATGAGTTACAGCCTTCAGCCTGGCCCATGTGTTCCCACATAGGTTCCGGAGCACATGGAGGACTGCGGCCAGGATGCCAGTGCAGTACACAGCTCTGCGGCCCCACTATgtcaagaagaggaagaggggccTGGGCCAGCTGCAGGGCCAGGAACTCAGCCTGGGCTCTACAGCTACATAAGGGACGACTTGTTCACCTCGGAGATCTTTAAACTAGAGCTCCAAAATGTACCTCGCCACGCCAGCTTCAGTGACGTCCGGCGGTTTTTAGGCCGTTTTGGCCTACAGTCTCACAAAATCAAACTCTTTGGACAACCACCATGTGCCTTTGTAACATTTCGAAGCGCTGCCGAACGAGACAAGGCCTTGCGAGTACTGCACGGAGCTCTCTGGAAAGGCCGCCCGCTCAGCGTTCGCCTGGCCCGACCCAAGGCTGACCCCATGGCTAGGAAGAGGCGACAAGAAGGTGACAGTGAGCCACCAGCAACACAAATTGCCGATGTGGTGACCCCTCTTTGGACAGTGCCCTACACTGAGCAGCTAGAGCAGAAGCGACTGGAATGTGAGCGGGTGCTACAGAAACTGGCCAAGTGAGTGTGGCAGTGACATCCCAAGCAGAGCGGGGTTTTGTTCTTGGCCTGGTCCACTAGCCTTATAAGCAATTCAGGATACACACAGGGCTAAtgtcaatggttctcaacctgtgggtcaccagACTATTTCACAGGTTGCCCAAGACCACCACCaaagacatttacattataatttaacattggcaaaattacagctacaaagtaacaacaaaaacttatGGTTGGAGATCACATTACAGGGTCACATGCAccaataggaaggttgagaatcaccaGTCTAAAGTAGCCGACTAAAGAACCCTTAAGGCCCACAACAGTAGGACAGTGAGGTCGCAAAGGAATTGCCCAGTATGGAGGGGGAACAGTGTTAAGTCCAACCATGATGTATTTCATCCTGCAGAGAAATTGGGAACACTAATCGTGCCCTGCTAccctggctgcttttgcagagacaACAGCACAATAAAGCTTGTTGCCCCCTGGAGGGGGTCAAGCCATCACCCCAACAGGTCAGAGAAATCCCATTCTacgtggggtgggggaggctggcCCTTGTTCATGTTTTATTATGCATATGCTCTTTGACTTTTTTTGCTTTCCATTTCTTCCCAATGTTTGATAAACCAACAGTAAAACATTGTTCTGTCTGCCACCCCTTGGGCAAATCTGGGTCTCCTATCCACTATGGTATTTCTTCCAGTGTTGTGTATTGAGATCTGACTCTTTACTACACTCTCTCCTACAGACTGAGTATCGTAATAAGTGTGAATTTCTGGTCGGAATTGGGGTGGATGGCAAGGACAACACTGTTGGCTGCCGGCTTGGCAAGTACAAGGGTGGAACATGTGCTGTGGCAGCTCCCTTTGACACTGTGCACATTCCAGAGGCCACTAAGCAGGTGGTGAAGGCCTTCCAGGAATTCATTCGGTGGGGACCTTGCCTGGGGCTGGGCTTCTGGAAAGTCCCTGATCCATCTGGGATAAGAGGGTGTGGGCCCTGCACTGGCAGTTGTGTATGTGGGTAAGGGGATAGGGTGCCAGGACAGACAGGCACATACTGAGTGTACTTGTGGTTTCTTCAGTTCCACACCATACTCAGCATATGACCCTGAGACATACACAGGCCACTGGAAGCAACTGACTGTTCGTACCAGCCGCCGAGGCCAGGCCATGGCCATTGCCTACTTCCATCCCCAGGTGTCATGTGGTGGTTCTGTTGGGGGGTGTGTCTGGTACAGGTTGACTTTTGCATAGCCTGATCACCATTTTAATATCCTCTACTACAGAAACTGAGCTCTGAGGAGGTGGCAGGACTAAAGGGCTCCCTGGTGTGCCACTTCATGGAGGGGCCAGGCAAGGCCAGTGGGGTGACCTCCCTCTACTTTGTGGAGGAGGGACAGAGGTGAGGAGcccaggtggaggcaggaggggccAGACAGGCCAATGACCCTGACAGATTTGCTCTCTCTTATATAGAAAGACTCCCAGCCAGGAAGGCCTGCCCCTGGAGCATATGGCTGGTGACCAGTGCATCCAGGAAGACCTGCTAGGGCTGACCTTCCGCATCTCCCCTCATGCATTCTTCCAGGTAGCATACCTCTtgtgaaaataaagacacatgGAGGGAAGCCAGTAACTAGCCTCAAAGAGAGATTTATAGTGAACATTCAGGTAATGGGGGCCCCAGAATAAAGTATAGGATAATGGATATTTGCTAGTGATTGGCCCCTTCGCAGTCACCCAATGATGTGCATGGCCTTATTGCCTTCTGCTGAACCCAGAACAGGATCAGTCACTTTCACTGCTGTAAAAACCCTATGGAGATAGAGAAGGGAGAGTCCAAAATCTCTTGCATGAGGTATGCAGTCACTCTCAGTTGTGAAGTCAGGGGAAAAACTCTCTATTGATGAGGGTCTCaaatgatttgatttttaagAGACTGGGTGAGGTCACTGGTATGTAGAAAAAATGGGACCCAAACAATGTGGGATGCTAGCCTACACTGGAATATACTATGGCTAACTAACCTCCAGGTAAACACACCTGCAGCTGAGGTGCTCTACACAGTCATCCAGGAATGGGCCCAGCTAGATGGGGGCAGTACAGTGTTGGACGTGTGCTGTGGCACTGGCACTATAGGCCTGGCCCTGGCTCCGGTAAGCCTCCCAGCCCTAGGTAAGACCACCCTACCCTGTTATCATGAGCCTAGCCTGAAGGCCAAGGCTACTACCCTGTTCCTGATATAACcagttctgttttcctttcccaaGCAACCCGGGCAATGAGACTTATCTATCTTTCCATTTCAGAAGGTGAAGAGAGTAGTTGGGATTGAACTGTGCCAGGAGGCTGTGGAGGATGCTCGTGTGAACGCCCTCACCAATGGTGAGAACCTTTGTAACACATGCCAGGCAGGTGGTCTGGAATACTGTGCCTACAATATCCTGAGATATTAAGGATCTTTTGAGGAATGGGGTGCTGAGGGATCTGTAGACTTCAGAAGGTTTTTTTTGGCCTATGTGCTACCTAAGCTTGCTAAGCAATCCCAATGGCAGGCCCATAGGCTACTGACGACTATGATTATCTCCAGAGCTGAGCAATGTTGAGTTCCACTGCGGCAGGGCTGAGGATCTGGTGCCAGGTTTGGTGAGCAGACTGTCTTCCCAGCAACTTGTAGCTGTTCTAGACCCACCACGGGCTGGCCTACGTGAGTGGCTTCcatttggggtggggtgggggcaaaaaaaaaaactatgttggGTAGTCAACCACTAGCCCCTCTGTGACTTGCTAGATTCTAAGGTGATTCTGGCCATCCGGAAAGCTGAGAACATCAAGCGGCTCCTGTATGTTTCCTGCAACCCCAGGGCAGCCATGGGCAACTTTGTGGAGTAAGTATGTAGGCCAGAGCACTGCCTGCTGCCTAGAGGAATTTCTGTGGGGCTAACATTGGTACCTCTCTCCCACCAGTCTCTGCAGGGCCCCATCTAACCGAGTGAAGGGCATCCCATTCCACCCAGTCAAGGCTGTAGCAGTGGACCTGTTCCCACAGACTCCACACTGTGAGATGCTTATCCTGTTTGAGAGGATGCAACAACACCCCAATGGCATAGGAGTCCTGGAACATCAAGACCTTCAAACCCCAAGAAATCTTTCTGATATCACTCCACAGGAAACAGAGACTTCTTAGGGGAAGTATAGGAGCACAGGAAGGCTGGAGAGCTGGGGTCTGCCAGCTGAACACCTGTGTCCTAATAATTGGATAGCCAGATTCTAGAATAAACAAATGCTGATTTTACTGACATTTCTTTGGTGAGCCAGAGCTTTAACTCACTCTACTTTGCCACCCATTAAGTAAGGCACATGCCCTGGACAATCCTTTCTGAAAGGCGTGAAGGACTCACAGAATGTGattttgaccttgaactcaataGCTTTCATGTTCTATgcagaccagactagcctcacaGATGTGCTTGCTTATgactccctcctgagtgctgaggttaaagtgTGTGCCTGCAGAATGACAGAGCTTGCTTAAATTTGGGCCCAGAGAGCCATGTTTTAGGACCAGGCACCAACCAGATATTCCAGGGGAGCACTAAGGATGGCTGAACACGTCTATGCTGAGTTCATATGGAGTTAGGTGTGTCCACTAAGGCACTTAAAAACACAATTGACTATAGGACAGTCCTGGCCAGTTGAAGATTCACAAATATCCAGCACTCCCATCAGAAGAAAGAAACCAGCCATTCCCTTTTGGACAGTTTTATGTGCTCAGACAATCATGGTTTACCCTACAGCCTTGGCCAACACACAAAAAACAGCATCAGCACAGGCTCCCACCCATATGAGACAGGGAGGGCACTGGAGACCAGAATTGTGTGGCAGCACCTATTGACAGTGCCTGGGTCAGTGAGGCTTTAGAGATACCACCATTACCATATGCTTTTTCAATGTTAAGTCTAAATGTTTTAAGGGCAATGGTTAGTCAAAAGACTGAACACAATTGAATGGGAGGCAGAAAAGAAGTGTCCAAGTCTACCAACTTGATTAAGGGTTCTTTTTGCCAAGATTAACACAGACATTAACTGCTGTCACACACATGGTTAGGGAGGAGGAAGATGCTGTTGGGAGGTCCACAGTTGCCATTCTTTCTAACAGCACACATCACCCATATATCTTCAGATACATGGTGAGAGACACTGAGCACGTAGAATGTAGCCCCTCTGAACAGTTACTGGGGCTCTGAACACCCCTCTACTCAATAACCATCTACAGGGGCTATCCAATGAGTGCAAGTAGACAAAAAACCTAAAATCAGGCCTGGCTGCACAGAGCAGCTACCCTTGAGATCAAGAGACACCACAACTACTTATCATGTACAATGTGCCAGCCAGCTCTTGGTCAGTGATGGGCTACACTGAAGGCCTATTTATGCATGTCTACCTGTTGAAATGCATGATTCTAAATCTTTCATTCTTACTGTAAAAGTTTCTCtccaaattttaaaacatcataaaagctttaaaaattggTGAACAGATGGGCTTGATTGTGCAAAAATCTCTGTAAAAAATTGTTGCTAAAGTTTATCCAAGGTGGAAGCTTCAGTATCCAGAAGACGGCTGTTAGGACATTAAGACTTCATAAGAAAAAGGGTCAACCAGACTAACACTCAGAATCTTGACGGTTCAGTATCTTCACTGCAATCTCAGAAGAGTATTTCTGGtgctaaaattttgttttattttaagccaAAATAGCCTGAAATATTCCTTTCTGCTATAactttttcagaagaaaatgggAAACACACAAAGCAGGTAGTACAACAGGACAGGATACCTGCATCTTCTGACCAAGTCTCAGTGGCTCCACCAGAAAGAACCATAGCAAAGGGGCTAACTGGCATcacaggccagccaaagctataaAACCTGGTCATCCCATCTATTAATGAAGTATTACTTCTTGTCAGTGCATATAGTGTACTAAAATTAATGAAAACCTTCATAAAAAGTCTGCAGCAGATACATACAAGCAGGATCTACAGCTGTATCAGCTTCCACTTGTGCAGTTAACTTATAACTGATCCTTAAGTATATCCAGTCACATTGAGAGCAGCTTGTCCAGAACTGCTTCTTTGCATGTGTACTGTGTAGTCATAGCTGTCCCCATGTGCCAGAGCCAGAGCCCAGACACTGCCACAGGGAAGGAACTTAGGTTGGAGGCCTGGTGCTGCTGCAGAGTGATGATGTGTGGCTGATGGTCTCCTGGGTAGCACTGTTGGCCCATGCTGCCTACCTCATACATCCACTGTGCACAAGGGCTCACCACCAGGCTGGGCAGATGCTACAATTGACATCTTGGGTTTCTTCCGAGTCTCCTCCTGGAAGAACAGAGGTCAATGATGCTAAAGGTGGGCCTAGCAAAGAGGTTCACAAGAGTGAAAAGGTGGAAGCCCCTGAATTCTGAGGGCACAAATGCTTGTGATACCTGGctagagggaagggagagggagtgggcTAGGTTGGGGCAGGCCAGGGGGTTCTCCTCAGATAGCCAGGGTAGACTCCCATGTGCTGCAGCTTCCCTGGCCATCTAGAGATACCCAGAATAGAAGAATTTGCAACAAACTAGGTTCCACTCCTCCAAGGTGAGTATCATCCTAGCATTGCTTGCTTGCCTAGAAGCCCAGTGAATTTCTCCACAAACAGAAGTATGTGTCTTAGGCTTGTTGCTTTGATTCCCACAACTAATCTCTTAAAAAGAATCAAGCTAGAAAGTCCTGCTTATTCTAGCAGACAAGCCCCACCCCTACCTGAGAGCAGTAGAAATGCAACAGGCAATAAACATTTGGTCCTCAGAGTTTGTGTTAATATGCCAGAGCTGGAAATGCTCCCAACTCAGAGGGCCTAAGGGTATGAGTGATTACAAGATACCGccagaggccaggaaacaatgtcaaTAATACAGCCCACATGGAATAAGATATCtatggcagggctggagagatggctgagtggttaagagcactgactgctcttccagaggtccttgagttcaattcccagcaaccacatggtggctcacaatcatctgcaatggagtctgatgcactcttctgaagagagcaatggt
This genomic window from Mastomys coucha isolate ucsf_1 unplaced genomic scaffold, UCSF_Mcou_1 pScaffold12, whole genome shotgun sequence contains:
- the Trmt2a gene encoding tRNA (uracil-5-)-methyltransferase homolog A isoform X3; the encoded protein is MEDCGQDASAVHSSAAPLCQEEEEGPGPAAGPGTQPGLYSYIRDDLFTSEIFKLELQNVPRHASFSDVRRFLGRFGLQSHKIKLFGQPPCAFVTFRSAAERDKALRVLHGALWKGRPLSVRLARPKADPMARKRRQEGDSEPPATQIADVVTPLWTVPYTEQLEQKRLECERVLQKLAKEIGNTNRALLPWLLLQRQQHNKACCPLEGVKPSPQQTEYRNKCEFLVGIGVDGKDNTVGCRLGKYKGGTCAVAAPFDTVHIPEATKQVVKAFQEFIRSTPYSAYDPETYTGHWKQLTVRTSRRGQAMAIAYFHPQKLSSEEVAGLKGSLVCHFMEGPGKASGVTSLYFVEEGQRKTPSQEGLPLEHMAGDQCIQEDLLGLTFRISPHAFFQVNTPAAEVLYTVIQEWAQLDGGSTVLDVCCGTGTIGLALAPKVKRVVGIELCQEAVEDARVNALTNELSNVEFHCGRAEDLVPGLVSRLSSQQLVAVLDPPRAGLHSKVILAIRKAENIKRLLYVSCNPRAAMGNFVDLCRAPSNRVKGIPFHPVKAVAVDLFPQTPHCEMLILFERMQQHPNGIGVLEHQDLQTPRNLSDITPQETETS
- the Trmt2a gene encoding tRNA (uracil-5-)-methyltransferase homolog A isoform X2: MSELDTEVPEHMEDCGQDASAVHSSAAPLCQEEEEGPGPAAGPGTQPGLYSYIRDDLFTSEIFKLELQNVPRHASFSDVRRFLGRFGLQSHKIKLFGQPPCAFVTFRSAAERDKALRVLHGALWKGRPLSVRLARPKADPMARKRRQEGDSEPPATQIADVVTPLWTVPYTEQLEQKRLECERVLQKLAKEIGNTNRALLPWLLLQRQQHNKACCPLEGVKPSPQQTEYRNKCEFLVGIGVDGKDNTVGCRLGKYKGGTCAVAAPFDTVHIPEATKQVVKAFQEFIRSTPYSAYDPETYTGHWKQLTVRTSRRGQAMAIAYFHPQKLSSEEVAGLKGSLVCHFMEGPGKASGVTSLYFVEEGQRKTPSQEGLPLEHMAGDQCIQEDLLGLTFRISPHAFFQVNTPAAEVLYTVIQEWAQLDGGSTVLDVCCGTGTIGLALAPKVKRVVGIELCQEAVEDARVNALTNELSNVEFHCGRAEDLVPGLVSRLSSQQLVAVLDPPRAGLHSKVILAIRKAENIKRLLYVSCNPRAAMGNFVDLCRAPSNRVKGIPFHPVKAVAVDLFPQTPHCEMLILFERMQQHPNGIGVLEHQDLQTPRNLSDITPQETETS
- the Trmt2a gene encoding tRNA (uracil-5-)-methyltransferase homolog A isoform X1, with translation MLEMWTGWAEVPEHMEDCGQDASAVHSSAAPLCQEEEEGPGPAAGPGTQPGLYSYIRDDLFTSEIFKLELQNVPRHASFSDVRRFLGRFGLQSHKIKLFGQPPCAFVTFRSAAERDKALRVLHGALWKGRPLSVRLARPKADPMARKRRQEGDSEPPATQIADVVTPLWTVPYTEQLEQKRLECERVLQKLAKEIGNTNRALLPWLLLQRQQHNKACCPLEGVKPSPQQTEYRNKCEFLVGIGVDGKDNTVGCRLGKYKGGTCAVAAPFDTVHIPEATKQVVKAFQEFIRSTPYSAYDPETYTGHWKQLTVRTSRRGQAMAIAYFHPQKLSSEEVAGLKGSLVCHFMEGPGKASGVTSLYFVEEGQRKTPSQEGLPLEHMAGDQCIQEDLLGLTFRISPHAFFQVNTPAAEVLYTVIQEWAQLDGGSTVLDVCCGTGTIGLALAPKVKRVVGIELCQEAVEDARVNALTNELSNVEFHCGRAEDLVPGLVSRLSSQQLVAVLDPPRAGLHSKVILAIRKAENIKRLLYVSCNPRAAMGNFVDLCRAPSNRVKGIPFHPVKAVAVDLFPQTPHCEMLILFERMQQHPNGIGVLEHQDLQTPRNLSDITPQETETS